From one uncultured Paludibacter sp. genomic stretch:
- a CDS encoding conserved hypothetical protein (Evidence 4 : Unknown function but conserved in other organisms) — translation MNSLIKNRIFISLLAFFVFVLVGCGKSTDSDFIKVENGQFVRNGEPYYYVGTNFWYGAILASKGEGGNRERLKKELDFLKKQGIDNLRILVGADGERGVKTRVEPTLQVSPGIYNDTILDGLDYLMKELAARKMYAVLYLNNSWEWSGGYSMYLQWSGAGKAVIPAIDGWGKYMTFVSQFVNSDSSKALFANHVRNIITRKNRYTHKKYIDDPAIMSWQIGNEPRAFSDENKVPFALWMSQVSALIKSLDPNHLVSSGSEGKWGCEGDITLFEKIHADKNIDYLNMHIWPYNWKWVKSDSLSEKLPAAKENTEKYIQEHLNIAKKLNKPLVLEEFGFPRDDFRFSKDASTNSRDSYYQFVFNFIKKDAAEGGYFAGVNFWGWGGFANPSKVHIYWQKGDDYTGDPAQEEQGLNSVFSSDKSTLNIIRETNEVLKKISNTK, via the coding sequence AAACCGTATTTTTATTTCATTATTGGCGTTTTTTGTATTTGTGCTTGTTGGTTGTGGAAAATCAACCGACTCGGATTTTATTAAAGTGGAAAACGGTCAATTCGTTCGTAACGGAGAACCGTATTATTATGTAGGAACAAATTTCTGGTACGGCGCAATTTTAGCATCAAAAGGAGAAGGAGGAAATAGAGAACGATTGAAAAAGGAATTGGATTTCCTTAAAAAACAAGGAATTGATAATCTGCGTATTTTAGTTGGCGCCGATGGAGAACGTGGCGTAAAAACCCGAGTGGAACCCACTTTACAAGTATCACCCGGAATTTACAACGATACTATTTTAGATGGATTGGATTATTTGATGAAAGAACTTGCCGCAAGAAAAATGTATGCGGTTTTGTATCTCAATAATTCGTGGGAGTGGAGTGGAGGATATTCTATGTATTTACAATGGAGTGGAGCGGGCAAAGCCGTTATTCCCGCTATTGATGGGTGGGGAAAATATATGACATTTGTAAGCCAATTTGTAAATTCCGATAGTTCAAAAGCTTTGTTTGCAAATCATGTGCGTAATATTATTACCCGTAAAAATAGATATACGCATAAAAAATATATTGATGACCCCGCAATTATGTCATGGCAAATAGGAAATGAACCGCGTGCATTTTCCGATGAAAATAAAGTCCCTTTTGCTTTGTGGATGTCGCAAGTATCAGCGTTGATAAAATCATTAGACCCGAATCATTTGGTTTCTTCAGGAAGTGAAGGAAAATGGGGATGCGAAGGAGATATTACCTTATTTGAGAAAATTCACGCTGATAAAAATATTGATTACCTGAATATGCATATTTGGCCCTATAATTGGAAATGGGTAAAATCCGATTCATTGAGCGAAAAACTTCCTGCTGCCAAAGAAAATACTGAAAAATACATTCAGGAGCATTTAAATATTGCCAAAAAACTAAATAAACCGCTTGTTTTGGAAGAATTTGGATTTCCTCGCGATGATTTTAGGTTCTCAAAAGATGCTTCTACCAATTCTCGCGACAGTTATTATCAATTTGTATTTAATTTTATCAAAAAAGACGCTGCTGAAGGCGGATATTTTGCAGGAGTAAATTTTTGGGGTTGGGGAGGATTTGCAAATCCATCAAAAGTTCATATTTACTGGCAAAAAGGCGATGATTACACCGGCGATCCTGCACAGGAAGAACAAGGTTTGAATTCTGTTTTTTCTTCAGATAAAAGTACGTTGAATATCATACGAGAAACAAATGAAGTCTTAAAGAAAATCTCTAATACAAAATAG
- a CDS encoding conserved exported hypothetical protein (Evidence 4 : Unknown function but conserved in other organisms): protein MKNKNLILILFLLIANSLFAKITLPEILSDNMVLQQNTSVKLWGKAGSNSIVKIQSSWMKMTITVKSDNNGNWLAKIQTPEXTFTPQTLTFSDGEVLTLKNILIGEVWLASGQSNMEMPLNGYWNAPIKDANETITKSGRNKGIRFATVPKTPAYEPQETVQGKWMECNPNNAXWFSATAYHFAQTMYDVXEIPVGIIVCSWGGSRVESWTNREILETYPDXDLSKXGIEAVEEWKRPXLMYNGMLKPLTNYTIKGFIWYQGESNVGHNDVYAQRLAXMVEXWXXNWELGNLPFYYAELAPWIYGDGETGTSGALLREAQFKAQFIIPNSGMISTNDLVEEXEKXXXXPRXKXXVGXRXAYXALXXTXNIKGIAAHGPEYKSMEIKEGKIIVSFNYADDGFNRNVGINGFEIAGNDKVFLPANVEVNYDNKTVILSNEKIPNPVAVRYCFKNFQIGNLYNTRELPVVPFRTDNF, encoded by the coding sequence ATGAAAAACAAAAATTTAATACTGATATTATTCCTTCTTATCGCCAATTCACTTTTTGCAAAAATAACTCTTCCCGAAATTTTAAGCGATAATATGGTTTTACAACAAAACACTTCCGTTAAACTTTGGGGAAAAGCCGGTTCAAATAGCATAGTCAAAATTCAATCCTCGTGGATGAAAATGACAATAACAGTTAAATCAGACAATAATGGTAACTGGTTGGCAAAAATTCAGACGCCGGAANCCACATTTACACCTCAGACACTTACTTTTTCCGATGGTGAAGTATTGACACTTAAAAATATTCTTATCGGTGAAGTGTGGCTTGCTTCCGGTCAAAGTAATATGGAAATGCCTCTAAATGGTTATTGGAACGCTCCTATTAAAGACGCCAACGAAACTATTACAAAATCAGGCAGAAATAAAGGAATTCGCTTCGCAACTGTTCCAAAAACGCCGGCTTATGAACCTCAGGAAACCGTACAAGGAAAATGGATGGAATGTAACCCAAACAACGCACNATGGTTTAGCGCAACTGCTTATCATTTTGCCCAAACAATGTATGATGTATTNGAAATTCCTGTAGGCATAATTGTGTGCAGTTGGGGCGGTTCGCGTGTTGAAAGTTGGACAAACCGTGAAATTTTAGAAACNTATCCCGATATNGATTTATCGAAAAANGGAATTGAAGCAGTTGAAGAATGGAAACGTCCGNTGCTNATGTACAACGGAATGTTGAAACCGCTTACAAATTACACCATCAAAGGTTTCATTTGGTATCAAGGCGAATCAAACGTNGGTCATAACGATGTNTACGCTCAACGCCTTGCNNCTATGGTAGAATTNTGGNGAANAAATTGGGAATTGGGAAATTTACCGTTTTATTATGCTGAACTTGCCCCTTGGATTTATGGAGACGGCGAAACCGGAACTTCCGGTGCACTTTTGCGTGAAGCACAGTTTAAAGCACAATTTATAATTCCAAACAGCGGAATGATTTCNACCAACGATTTGGTGGAAGAATANGAAAAAANNAANATNCANCCNCGAAANAAAANNGANGTAGGTAANCGNNTGGCTTATNTNGCNTTAAANCANACATANAATATAAAAGGAATTGCCGCTCACGGACCTGAATACAAATCGATGGAAATAAAAGAGGGAAAAATTATCGTTTCTTTCAATTATGCTGATGACGGTTTTAATAGAAATGTCGGCATCAACGGATTTGAAATTGCCGGAAACGACAAAGTTTTTCTGCCGGCAAATGTTGAGGTAAATTACGATAATAAAACCGTAATTCTTTCCAACGAAAAAATTCCTAATCCTGTCGCTGTACGTTATTGCTTTAAAAACTTTCAAATAGGAAATCTTTATAATACCCGTGAATTACCTGTCGTTCCTTTTAGAACGGATAATTTTTAA
- a CDS encoding Glycosyl hydrolase family 3 N-terminal domain protein — translation MKKIFFTILILASMQINTSAKDKNIPLYKDPNVPIEKRMEDLIKRMTLEEKVGQMNQFVGLEHIKSAMXNMTEAEMKNNTANAFYPGVSIQNVEDMVKNGLIGSFLHVLTLKEANYIQSLAMQSKLQIPVIFGIDAIHGNANAPDNTVYPTNIGLASSFDLDMAYKIARETAQEMRAMNMHWTFNPNVEVARDPRWGRVGETYGEDPYLVSLMGAQSVKGYQGNLNGKEDVLACIKHFVGGSEPINGTNGSPADLSERTIREVFFPPFKAGVEAGAMSLMTAHNELNGIPCHANEWLMTDVLRKEWGFKGFIVSDWMDIEHIYDLHATAENLKEAFYQSIXAGMDMHMHGIHWXELVTELVKEGRIPESRIDESVRRILEIKFRLGXFEXPFADEKQTMKIRLSAEHRATALEAARNGIILLKNEKNILPISSDXXKNILVTGINANDINILGDWXAVQKDEXVITIXKGLKMISPETNFEFVDQGWDPRNMSREKVDEAAQKAKNSDLNIVVAGEYMMRFRWTERTGGEDTDRSDIDLVGXQNXLIEKITASGKPTILILVTGRPLGVEKAEGKVSALIQAWEPGMYGGQAVAEIIYGKVNPSAKLPITIPRSVGQTQMIYNHKPSQYFHPYVVTSSEPLYPFGFGLSYTIYKYSNLTLSKNEISKDENINVSVDVRNTGSRDGVEIVQLYIRDKFSQVTRPVKELKDFARIPLKAGETKTVRFTVTPDKLMFLDKKLNPIIETGEFILMVGSSSKDVDLLTQNFFLK, via the coding sequence ATGAAAAAAATATTTTTCACCATACTTATTTTAGCATCTATGCAAATAAACACATCTGCAAAAGACAAAAACATACCTTTGTACAAAGACCCAAATGTTCCCATAGAAAAAAGAATGGAGGATTTGATAAAACGTATGACTTTAGAAGAAAAGGTGGGTCAAATGAACCAATTTGTAGGATTGGAACATATAAAATCGGCAATGNAAAATATGACTGAGGCGGAAATGAAAAATAATACNGCCAACGCATTTTATCCGGGTGTTTCTATTCAAAATGTAGAAGATATGGTAAAAAACGGATTGATTGGTTCTTTTTTACACGTACTAACACTTAAAGAAGCTAATTACATCCAATCTCTTGCAATGCAAAGCAAATTGCAAATTCCTGTTATTTTTGGAATTGACGCCATTCACGGCAATGCAAATGCACCGGATAATACTGTTTATCCTACAAATATAGGTTTAGCGTCTTCTTTTGACTTGGATATGGCGTATAAAATTGCTCGTGAAACGGCTCAAGAAATGCGTGCGATGAATATGCACTGGACATTTAATCCAAATGTGGAAGTTGCACGCGACCCGCGCTGGGGACGTGTAGGCGAAACGTATGGAGAAGATCCGTATTTGGTTTCACTTATGGGAGCGCAATCAGTAAAAGGTTATCAAGGAAATTTAAATGGAAAAGAAGACGTATTGGCTTGTATCAAACACTTTGTAGGCGGAAGCGAACCAATAAACGGCACAAACGGTTCTCCTGCAGATTTATCTGAAAGAACTATACGCGAAGTCTTTTTTCCGCCTTTCAAAGCCGGTGTAGAAGCGGGAGCAATGTCTTTAATGACGGCGCATAACGAATTGAACGGAATTCCTTGCCACGCAAACGAGTGGTTGATGACCGACGTTCTGCGCAAAGAATGGGGNTTCAAAGGTTTTATCGTCAGCGATTGGATGGACATAGAACATATTTATGATCTTCACGCAACTGCCGAAAATCTCAAAGAAGCTTTTTATCAATCCATAATNGCAGGAATGGACATGCATATGCACGGCATTCATTGGAANGAATTGGTTACCGAACTCGTAAAAGAAGGTCGTATTCCTGAATCGCGTATTGATGAATCGGTTCGGAGAATACTGGAAATCAAATTCCGNTTGGGATTNTTTGAAAANCCTTTTGCCGATGAAAAACAAACAATGAAAATTCGTTTGAGTGCGGAACATCGCGCAACAGCATTGGAAGCNGCTCGCAATGGTATTATTTTATTAAAAAACGAAAAAAATATTCTTCCNATCTCTTCCGATAANTANAAAAATATATTGGTTACGGGAATAAATGCCAATGATATCAATATTTTAGGAGATTGGAGNGCAGTTCAAAAAGATGAAAANGTGATTACAATTNTNAAAGGATTGAAAATGATTTCTCCCGAAACGAATTTTGAATTTGTTGACCAAGGTTGGGATCCGAGAAATATGAGTCGGGAAAAAGTAGATGAAGCGGCGCAAAAAGCGAAAAATTCGGATTTAAACATTGTTGTAGCGGGCGAATATATGATGCGCTTCCGTTGGACTGAACGTACCGGCGGCGAAGATACCGATCGTTCTGATATTGATTTGGTCGGGNTNCAAAATNATTTAATAGAAAAAATTACAGCNTCNGGAAAACCAACTATCCTTATTCTGGTTACAGGACGTCCGTTGGGAGTAGAAAAAGCTGAGGGAAAAGTTTCNGCNCTTATTCAAGCGTGGGAACCGGGAATGTATGGCGGACAAGCTGTTGCCGAAATTATTTACGGAAAAGTAAATCCAAGTGCAAAACTACCCATAACCATTCCGCGCAGCGTAGGGCAAACGCAAATGATTTACAATCATAAGCCCTCTCAGTATTTTCATCCGTACGTGGTTACTTCAAGCGAACCGCTTTATCCGTTTGGCTTCGGATTATCATACACCATTTATAAATATTCTAATCTTACACTTTCAAAAAACGAAATTTCGAAAGATGAAAATATAAACGTAAGTGTGGATGTAAGAAACACGGGTAGTAGAGATGGAGTTGAAATTGTACAACTTTATATTCGCGATAAATTCAGTCAAGTTACACGTCCTGTAAAAGAGTTGAAAGATTTTGCGCGTATCCCGTTAAAAGCAGGCGAAACAAAAACAGTTCGTTTCACTGTTACACCCGATAAATTGATGTTTTTGGATAAAAAACTAAATCCAATTATAGAAACCGGAGAATTTATTTTGATGGTAGGTTCCTCTTCCAAAGACGTGGATTTATTAACTCAGAATTTCTTTTTAAAATAA